The Chelatococcus sp. HY11 genome includes a window with the following:
- a CDS encoding FAD-dependent oxidoreductase → MKVDADVIVIGGAVVGTALAYGFAKKGQSVIVLDGEDQDMRAARANFGLVWVQGKGPNAPAYHQLSRYSADLWPEFLRELTEMIGMQVDYSRPGGMNYCLSDAEYEARMAVIRRTHNHVPQNDTRMVDRRELERMMPAVTFGPEVVGASYCEADGHVNPLQLLAALQRGTIALGGKIIFRSSAEAIRPGTSGFAVKAALGTYTAPRVVVAAGLATPSLTEPLGFKIPLRSERGQLLVTERLQPLLPFPGSGLRQTADSTIMIGATKENATDRGVSVDSATKLALRATRIIPALAAARLVRQWSGFRVMPPDGSPIYAESADYPGLFAATCHSGVTLAAAHAAVVAPAMLDGRLSTDLPAFSNGRFNVQKSA, encoded by the coding sequence ATGAAGGTGGACGCAGACGTTATCGTTATTGGGGGAGCTGTCGTTGGGACCGCACTCGCCTATGGTTTTGCCAAGAAAGGACAGAGTGTCATTGTCCTTGATGGAGAAGATCAGGACATGCGCGCGGCGCGTGCCAATTTTGGTCTTGTCTGGGTCCAGGGCAAGGGTCCCAATGCACCTGCGTATCATCAACTAAGCCGCTATAGCGCTGACCTGTGGCCCGAGTTCCTTCGCGAATTGACAGAAATGATCGGGATGCAGGTAGATTACTCCCGACCTGGCGGCATGAACTACTGTTTGAGCGATGCTGAATACGAAGCGCGCATGGCGGTTATCAGGCGGACCCATAATCATGTGCCGCAGAACGACACGAGGATGGTCGATCGCCGCGAGCTCGAACGCATGATGCCAGCGGTCACATTCGGCCCCGAGGTAGTAGGCGCGAGTTATTGTGAAGCCGATGGCCACGTAAATCCATTGCAGCTTCTTGCTGCCCTGCAGCGGGGCACTATCGCGTTGGGCGGAAAAATCATTTTCCGCAGCAGCGCGGAAGCCATCAGACCCGGAACAAGCGGATTTGCAGTAAAGGCTGCTCTTGGCACTTATACAGCGCCGCGCGTCGTGGTTGCCGCCGGTCTCGCAACGCCTTCCCTCACCGAGCCACTCGGCTTCAAAATTCCCTTGAGATCCGAACGCGGTCAACTCCTCGTCACCGAGCGGCTTCAGCCACTCCTGCCCTTCCCCGGCAGTGGACTGAGACAAACTGCCGATAGCACCATCATGATCGGCGCAACGAAAGAAAATGCCACCGATCGTGGCGTGTCTGTGGACTCGGCCACGAAGCTTGCGCTTCGGGCTACACGAATAATTCCCGCACTGGCAGCGGCTCGATTGGTCCGTCAATGGAGCGGCTTTCGGGTCATGCCTCCTGACGGTTCTCCGATCTATGCGGAATCCGCAGACTACCCCGGTCTTTTTGCGGCGACGTGCCATTCAGGTGTCACATTAGCGGCCGCGCACGCCGCTGTTGTCGCCCCGGCAATGCTTGACGGGAGGCTCTCGACCGACCTTCCCGCGTTCTCAAATGGAAGATTCAATGTTCAAAAGTCTGCTTGA
- a CDS encoding ABC transporter substrate-binding protein, translated as MHYRIGKNIRAALATSALISLALPGVAGAASLRVGVNAAEIATLDPARASNTQDVSIVSWVFNGLVRFPPGSADPAKIEPDLAESWTSSEDGLVWTFKLRKDVRFHGDYGTLTADDVVFSLQRAKNPDTSSYSSDYAAFNSIEAVDPLTVRITLSQPVAGFLGLVANYHGGNIVSRKAVEALGAKFKANPIGTGPFMFDKAVTQQSVYLKAFPGYFRGAPKIGDIRVDLIPSDSSRELAFRSGELDLINGKREQRWVDQAKAWENSTVDIFSPGEYRTVFINMAHKPLDNVKVREAIAQAINVDQIIQFVGAGVALKGCSVVPNNYLGEDCSWTYKYDPEASKKLLAEAGFKDGLNLSAVVSSNSAQQPIMEVIQAQLAEAGINLQMRIVDHPTYQEQIRKDLSDVVFYGAARYPVADSYLSQFYHSDASVGKPTAVTNFAHCNAGDADITAARKATTDEERLKFWSSAQKKIFEQVCGVPLFSLMQVWVHSKALNYGYELEGSLNLAPPITELTTIRR; from the coding sequence ATGCATTACAGAATCGGGAAAAATATACGCGCGGCACTTGCGACATCGGCACTGATCAGTCTCGCGTTGCCGGGAGTGGCTGGCGCGGCATCGCTTCGAGTGGGGGTCAACGCGGCTGAGATTGCCACCCTCGACCCTGCCAGGGCGAGCAATACTCAGGATGTATCAATAGTGTCTTGGGTATTCAATGGCCTTGTGCGCTTCCCTCCCGGTAGCGCCGATCCGGCCAAGATCGAGCCCGATCTTGCGGAAAGCTGGACAAGCTCCGAGGACGGTCTGGTCTGGACATTCAAGCTTCGGAAGGACGTCAGGTTTCATGGTGACTACGGAACCCTTACGGCTGACGACGTCGTCTTCTCGCTGCAACGTGCCAAGAACCCGGACACATCTTCCTACTCAAGCGATTATGCAGCTTTCAATTCAATCGAAGCCGTTGACCCATTGACCGTCCGCATCACGCTAAGCCAGCCTGTCGCTGGCTTTCTGGGATTGGTTGCAAACTACCACGGCGGCAACATCGTCAGCAGAAAAGCCGTGGAGGCGCTTGGCGCCAAATTCAAGGCGAACCCGATCGGGACCGGTCCGTTCATGTTTGACAAAGCTGTCACGCAGCAGTCGGTCTATCTCAAGGCATTCCCTGGCTACTTCCGCGGGGCACCGAAAATTGGCGATATCCGTGTGGATCTCATCCCTTCTGATTCGAGCCGGGAACTCGCGTTCCGATCCGGTGAGCTTGATCTTATCAACGGCAAGCGGGAACAGCGCTGGGTCGATCAAGCGAAAGCCTGGGAAAATTCTACCGTCGATATTTTCTCTCCGGGCGAATATCGCACCGTCTTCATCAACATGGCCCACAAACCGCTCGACAACGTCAAAGTTCGTGAGGCCATCGCTCAAGCGATCAATGTGGATCAAATTATCCAGTTCGTTGGAGCGGGGGTGGCTTTGAAAGGCTGCTCGGTCGTTCCAAACAACTATCTGGGCGAAGACTGCAGCTGGACCTATAAATATGATCCGGAAGCTTCGAAGAAGCTACTGGCCGAAGCTGGTTTCAAGGATGGCCTCAACCTTTCGGCAGTGGTCTCATCCAACTCCGCTCAGCAACCGATCATGGAAGTTATTCAGGCACAGCTTGCTGAAGCGGGAATCAACCTTCAGATGCGGATAGTTGATCATCCGACCTATCAAGAGCAGATCCGCAAGGATCTCAGTGACGTTGTCTTCTATGGTGCCGCGCGCTACCCGGTTGCCGACAGCTACCTCAGCCAGTTCTACCATTCTGACGCATCTGTCGGAAAGCCGACCGCGGTCACCAACTTCGCCCACTGCAATGCTGGCGACGCTGATATTACAGCTGCTCGAAAAGCTACGACGGACGAGGAGCGGTTGAAGTTCTGGTCCTCAGCTCAGAAGAAGATTTTCGAACAGGTATGTGGCGTGCCCCTCTTCAGCCTTATGCAGGTCTGGGTCCACAGCAAGGCGCTGAACTACGGTTACGAACTCGAGGGCTCCTTGAATCTGGCGCCACCGATTACCGAACTGACAACGATCAGACGCTGA
- a CDS encoding ABC transporter ATP-binding protein: MAETRVAKPDLTLPLLSLRNLSVRFGESSEQVEAVSDVSFDVARSSTVGVVGESGSGKSVTSLAITRLFPKSAKAVIGGAIEFRGRDLITMPETDLRSIRGAGISYVFQDPLSALNPVRRCGDQVAEAIRIHEGRINRDHVRGRVEQLFERLGLPRSRGIFDKYPHELSGGMRQRVMIAMALACKPALLVADEPTTALDVIVQKQIVDLLREAVREFDTSLLFISHDLALVSSLADEIVVMRHGKVVEHGVTEQVTKDPVDPYTQQLWKATPTLRAPSRTALSTRRPESISVSGDLLIVSGVKHSFFWGNGGKTAPLALDDASLSAREGETVCVVGESGSGKSTLARCVAGLIAPQSGSIRFNGHELVGADAKAWRAVRRDIQMVFQDPYASLNPRMKVSELVAEGLLINGITTSKTDLRRRASELLEMVGLKASHGDRYPHQFSGGQRQRIAIARALALRPKLLICDEPVTSLDVSVRAQIVQLLMDIQDREGLTYLFITHDIALARQIGDRVVVMTQGRVVEAGEATAVIDRPTQDYTKALLAAVPEMPADFKLQ; encoded by the coding sequence ATGGCTGAGACAAGGGTGGCAAAGCCAGATCTGACGCTTCCGCTGTTATCCTTGCGCAATCTCTCTGTGCGTTTTGGCGAAAGCAGCGAGCAGGTGGAAGCTGTTTCCGACGTATCGTTTGATGTCGCGCGTTCTTCGACCGTGGGCGTGGTCGGAGAAAGCGGTTCAGGCAAATCGGTGACCTCGCTCGCGATTACGCGCCTGTTCCCCAAGTCCGCCAAAGCCGTCATCGGTGGCGCAATCGAGTTTCGTGGCCGCGACCTCATCACCATGCCGGAAACCGATCTGCGTTCGATACGCGGCGCCGGCATCTCTTACGTGTTTCAGGATCCTCTCTCCGCGTTGAACCCGGTGCGCCGATGTGGCGATCAGGTCGCGGAAGCCATCCGGATACACGAGGGTAGGATTAACCGCGATCATGTGCGCGGCCGGGTCGAGCAACTCTTCGAACGACTCGGGCTGCCGCGGAGCCGGGGGATATTCGACAAATATCCGCACGAACTGTCCGGAGGTATGCGCCAGCGCGTCATGATTGCGATGGCTCTGGCCTGCAAGCCAGCCCTCTTGGTGGCGGACGAGCCGACCACCGCGCTGGACGTGATCGTTCAGAAGCAGATCGTCGATCTCCTTCGCGAGGCCGTGCGCGAGTTCGATACATCGCTGCTTTTTATCAGCCACGATCTCGCACTTGTCTCAAGTCTGGCAGATGAGATCGTCGTCATGCGCCATGGCAAGGTCGTCGAGCATGGCGTGACGGAACAGGTCACGAAAGATCCGGTCGATCCTTACACCCAGCAGCTCTGGAAAGCCACCCCGACCCTGAGGGCGCCCTCGCGGACGGCCCTCAGCACGCGGCGGCCTGAGTCTATCTCAGTCAGCGGTGACCTTCTCATCGTGAGCGGAGTCAAGCATTCCTTCTTTTGGGGCAATGGCGGGAAAACCGCTCCGCTTGCGCTTGATGACGCCTCACTATCCGCACGCGAAGGAGAAACCGTGTGTGTGGTCGGAGAATCCGGCAGTGGAAAATCCACTTTGGCGCGCTGCGTGGCGGGCCTCATTGCACCGCAGAGCGGGAGCATACGGTTCAATGGTCACGAACTCGTAGGCGCCGATGCAAAAGCGTGGCGCGCTGTTCGCCGGGACATCCAGATGGTCTTCCAGGATCCCTACGCGTCACTCAATCCTCGAATGAAGGTCTCGGAGCTGGTTGCTGAGGGCCTCCTGATCAACGGCATTACGACGTCGAAGACCGACCTGCGTCGACGTGCGAGCGAGCTTCTTGAAATGGTTGGCTTGAAAGCCTCTCACGGCGATCGCTACCCACACCAGTTCTCGGGTGGTCAACGGCAACGTATCGCGATCGCCCGGGCGCTCGCGCTTCGACCGAAGCTCCTCATTTGCGACGAACCTGTCACCTCTCTTGATGTCTCGGTAAGGGCGCAGATCGTCCAGTTGCTGATGGATATCCAGGATCGCGAGGGGCTTACCTACCTGTTTATCACCCATGATATCGCCTTGGCGCGGCAGATCGGAGACCGCGTCGTGGTGATGACGCAAGGACGCGTGGTGGAGGCGGGCGAGGCCACCGCCGTCATCGATCGACCGACCCAGGATTATACCAAGGCGCTACTAGCCGCAGTGCCGGAAATGCCGGCGGATTTCAAATTGCAATAG
- a CDS encoding ABC transporter substrate-binding protein, with protein MPRQTWLAAAGIVLLAGGTATQTHAQDTTSGAACGSGQPVSVNLLWPTQPNTLDPNVETLVMFAQISRNMFDGLFRLDDNMQLQPDLAVSYKQPDSLTYEIELRKDVMFHDGSAFTSADVVATFDRIVNDQKLASKQRSYVSNVKSVTAQGDHTVKFALKQPDSSFLKTLATIIYITPESAIEKVGNVEFGKKPVGTGPFKFESWNVGDSVVLAANCDYRGDKPIPSKVEFRFISEPATQISSLQSGEIDIATQVTSDLTAALKSSNDVAVQSIDGNQTFWLSMNAKEGPLADPKVRRALNYAIDKTAIAEQLLGGFATPVGQVYSKGVFGYTKAVSPYPFDPEKAKRLLAEAGYGSAKPLKLEFYNFRAELNPVQQSIASFLADVGISITTRFNPNYFVDTWQPGKMGRNQLIIRSNNNLLMDADFALGLELDGARRGMYFSSPETDAKITKARGEADSNSRQAAYDDLNKTLYDLAPVTFLYSTDAIYGVSKQVDWKPRPDGAIYLANVTKKP; from the coding sequence ATGCCAAGACAAACATGGCTCGCGGCGGCCGGTATTGTGCTTCTTGCGGGAGGTACCGCAACCCAAACTCACGCTCAGGATACGACGTCGGGTGCGGCATGCGGATCAGGGCAGCCCGTCAGCGTAAATCTTCTCTGGCCGACGCAGCCGAACACGCTGGATCCCAATGTCGAAACTCTTGTCATGTTCGCGCAGATCAGCCGAAACATGTTCGACGGGCTTTTTCGGCTCGACGATAACATGCAGCTCCAGCCGGATCTGGCGGTGAGCTACAAGCAGCCTGACAGCCTGACCTATGAGATTGAATTGCGGAAAGACGTTATGTTTCACGATGGATCTGCGTTCACATCAGCAGATGTCGTCGCAACATTCGACCGCATCGTGAACGATCAGAAGCTTGCCTCCAAGCAGCGCAGCTATGTAAGCAACGTGAAATCTGTAACGGCACAAGGCGACCATACGGTCAAATTTGCCCTGAAACAGCCGGACAGTTCGTTTCTCAAGACGCTGGCGACAATCATTTACATCACTCCAGAATCCGCGATCGAGAAAGTCGGGAACGTCGAGTTCGGCAAGAAGCCGGTCGGCACCGGGCCGTTCAAGTTCGAGAGCTGGAATGTCGGAGACAGCGTCGTTCTCGCGGCAAACTGCGACTATCGTGGTGACAAGCCGATACCGAGTAAGGTCGAGTTCCGCTTCATCTCGGAGCCGGCAACACAGATCAGCTCGCTTCAGAGTGGCGAAATCGACATTGCGACACAGGTTACATCCGATCTGACCGCAGCGTTGAAATCTTCAAACGACGTGGCCGTGCAGTCCATCGATGGCAACCAGACATTCTGGCTGAGCATGAATGCGAAAGAAGGTCCGCTCGCCGATCCGAAAGTCCGCCGGGCGCTGAACTACGCGATCGACAAGACTGCGATTGCTGAACAACTTCTCGGCGGCTTTGCGACACCTGTCGGTCAGGTCTATTCGAAAGGTGTCTTTGGCTACACGAAGGCGGTTTCTCCGTATCCGTTCGATCCGGAAAAGGCGAAGCGTCTTCTTGCTGAGGCGGGATATGGCAGCGCAAAACCTCTGAAGCTGGAATTTTATAATTTCCGCGCTGAACTCAATCCTGTCCAGCAGAGCATCGCGTCTTTCCTCGCGGATGTAGGTATCAGCATAACGACGCGGTTTAATCCCAATTACTTCGTCGATACCTGGCAGCCGGGAAAAATGGGCAGGAACCAGCTGATCATTAGATCGAACAACAATCTCTTGATGGATGCTGATTTCGCGCTTGGGCTTGAGCTCGATGGTGCCCGTCGTGGAATGTATTTCAGCTCACCTGAAACGGACGCGAAGATTACCAAAGCCCGTGGTGAAGCCGATTCCAATTCGCGACAGGCTGCCTACGACGATCTTAACAAGACCCTTTATGATCTTGCTCCCGTCACCTTCCTCTATAGCACCGATGCGATCTACGGCGTAAGCAAACAGGTCGATTGGAAGCCCAGGCCTGATGGCGCCATCTACCTCGCCAACGTCACCAAGAAACCATGA
- a CDS encoding ABC transporter permease translates to MNRLIFSILVMLGVSAITFLLMFLAGDPAALLASEDATAAEIEQIRQAHGFDRPIVVQYLDWLWHAVRGDLGVSYQSQRPALELIFHALPNTLLLIFSALALSASIGVIVGVLAATFRGSRFDRSVIMGSVFVQSLPSFWLGIVMILIFSATLRLLPTSGFRGPIYLILPAVTLATFQVGTFARIVRSSMLEVLDSDFVRTARAKGASAASVVFGHALPNAALPIITVIGLELGGLYGGAVVTETVFGWPGVNTLALSAITSRDMPVIQAFVLVVGILVVITNLLIDMLYAVLDPRTRGVR, encoded by the coding sequence ATGAACCGTCTCATCTTCAGCATCCTCGTGATGCTGGGAGTTTCGGCCATCACGTTTCTGTTGATGTTCCTGGCGGGCGATCCTGCCGCTCTCCTCGCGTCTGAAGATGCAACCGCGGCAGAAATCGAACAGATCCGGCAAGCTCACGGGTTCGATCGACCGATTGTCGTTCAGTACCTGGACTGGTTATGGCACGCCGTTCGCGGAGACCTGGGCGTCTCCTACCAAAGCCAACGCCCTGCGTTGGAACTGATATTCCATGCACTGCCGAACACGCTGTTGTTGATCTTCAGCGCATTGGCGTTGTCTGCCTCGATCGGCGTGATCGTTGGCGTGCTGGCGGCAACGTTTCGCGGCAGCAGATTTGACCGTTCCGTTATCATGGGATCTGTCTTTGTCCAGTCCTTGCCGTCGTTCTGGCTCGGCATCGTCATGATCCTGATATTCAGTGCGACGCTTCGGCTTCTTCCGACATCCGGATTTCGTGGCCCGATATACCTCATCCTGCCCGCAGTGACGCTTGCCACGTTTCAAGTTGGAACCTTCGCTCGAATAGTGCGGTCCTCCATGCTTGAAGTGCTCGATTCCGATTTTGTGCGCACCGCTCGCGCGAAAGGAGCATCGGCCGCGTCCGTCGTCTTTGGCCATGCGCTTCCGAATGCGGCGCTGCCGATTATCACCGTCATAGGACTTGAACTTGGCGGGCTGTACGGCGGAGCTGTCGTTACGGAAACCGTTTTCGGCTGGCCGGGTGTTAACACGCTGGCGCTGTCAGCGATTACCTCCCGCGATATGCCGGTCATTCAGGCTTTTGTGCTCGTCGTCGGCATCTTGGTGGTGATCACCAATCTCCTGATCGACATGCTCTATGCAGTTCTTGATCCTCGTACGAGGGGGGTGAGATAA
- a CDS encoding LysR substrate-binding domain-containing protein: protein MRDPSLRQLEALMAVIEAGTVSRAAEILRISQPAASKLIQDLEADTGLQLFERESGRLVPTGRGMRLYEEVERVFGGVHQLARAVDAIRREEHGHLLIGAMPALSGPFITRVIAGFRRRHPEVFISIEARSSQFLTDAVLLRRLDLALAISGLEHSSVQVDRVTSPSAVVALPQGHNLSKKAELSPVDLKEEPFIAYAPPGTMRRKVDAAFERFGLKPNIVIEATTAPNVAEMVAAGLGVTVADPLALEHVAGRIASRPFTPVIDFDYVLIRPVRARNSNLVADFVEEVHAAARTPKLTP from the coding sequence ATGAGAGATCCCAGCCTTAGACAGCTTGAGGCGCTTATGGCTGTCATCGAAGCCGGAACCGTCAGTCGAGCCGCCGAGATCCTCCGGATTTCCCAACCGGCCGCGAGCAAACTCATCCAGGATCTGGAGGCAGATACCGGACTGCAATTGTTTGAGCGTGAGAGCGGGCGACTCGTGCCAACGGGGCGCGGCATGCGTTTATATGAAGAGGTTGAGCGCGTCTTCGGCGGCGTCCACCAGCTTGCTCGCGCCGTGGACGCGATCCGTCGCGAGGAACATGGCCATTTGCTCATTGGCGCCATGCCTGCACTATCCGGCCCGTTCATTACCCGTGTCATAGCAGGTTTCAGAAGGCGGCATCCAGAAGTCTTCATTTCCATTGAGGCTCGCAGCTCACAGTTTTTGACAGATGCTGTCCTGCTTCGTCGTCTTGATTTGGCCCTCGCGATCAGCGGTCTTGAACATTCATCTGTCCAGGTCGATCGCGTGACCAGTCCGTCGGCAGTGGTGGCTCTGCCCCAGGGGCATAACCTTTCCAAAAAGGCAGAGCTGTCTCCGGTGGACCTGAAGGAGGAGCCGTTCATTGCGTACGCGCCCCCAGGAACGATGCGCAGAAAAGTTGACGCCGCCTTCGAGAGGTTCGGGTTGAAACCGAACATCGTCATCGAAGCAACGACCGCTCCGAATGTCGCAGAAATGGTCGCAGCCGGTCTGGGAGTGACCGTCGCCGATCCTCTGGCTCTGGAGCATGTCGCCGGACGGATTGCATCGCGGCCCTTCACGCCGGTCATTGACTTCGACTATGTGCTCATCCGTCCGGTCCGTGCGAGAAACAGCAACCTGGTTGCCGACTTCGTCGAAGAAGTTCATGCCGCGGCCAGAACCCCGAAACTCACGCCATAG